One region of Flavobacterium sp. GSB-24 genomic DNA includes:
- a CDS encoding PfkB family carbohydrate kinase has product MNKLLIVGTVAFDAIETPFGKTDKILGGAATYIGLSASFFNLQSAIVSVVGDDFPQEHLDLLTSKNIDISGIEIVKGGKTFFWSGLYHNDLNSRDTLVTELNVLADFQPKVPQNYKDADVVMLGNLHPLVQSSVLDQMEKKPKLVVLDTMNFWMDCALPELLDVIKRVDVITINDEEARQLSGEYSLVKAAAKIQDMGPKYVVIKKGEHGALLFHNREVFFAPALPLEEVFDPTGAGDTFAGGFSGFIAQSENISFGNMKNAIIYGSNLASFCVEKFGTERMETLSKGEVAIRLQQFKSLTQFDIEI; this is encoded by the coding sequence ATGAATAAATTATTGATTGTTGGAACAGTTGCTTTCGACGCGATCGAAACTCCTTTCGGAAAAACAGATAAAATATTAGGTGGTGCTGCAACGTATATTGGTTTATCAGCTTCATTTTTTAACTTGCAATCGGCCATAGTTTCTGTAGTTGGCGACGATTTTCCTCAAGAACATTTAGATTTATTGACTTCAAAAAATATTGATATCTCTGGTATCGAAATTGTAAAAGGCGGTAAAACGTTTTTTTGGAGCGGATTGTATCATAACGATTTAAACTCTAGAGATACATTGGTTACTGAGCTAAACGTTTTAGCTGATTTTCAGCCAAAAGTTCCTCAAAACTATAAAGATGCTGATGTTGTGATGTTAGGAAACTTACATCCGTTGGTACAAAGCAGTGTTTTAGATCAAATGGAGAAAAAACCAAAATTAGTTGTTTTAGACACAATGAACTTTTGGATGGACTGCGCTCTTCCAGAATTATTAGACGTTATTAAACGTGTAGATGTTATTACAATCAATGACGAAGAAGCAAGACAACTTTCTGGTGAATATTCATTAGTAAAAGCTGCTGCCAAAATCCAAGATATGGGACCAAAATATGTGGTGATCAAAAAAGGAGAACACGGAGCACTTTTATTCCACAACAGAGAAGTATTCTTTGCACCTGCTCTACCATTAGAAGAGGTTTTTGATCCAACTGGAGCTGGAGACACTTTTGCAGGTGGCTTCTCAGGATTTATTGCGCAAAGCGAAAACATTTCGTTTGGCAACATGAAAAATGCAATTATTTACGGCTCAAATTTAGCTTCGTTCTGCGTAGAGAAATTTGGAACTGAAAGGATGGAAACATTAAGTAAAGGAGAAGTAGCGATTCGATTACAGCAATTTAAGTCGTTAACTCAGTTTGACATAGAAATATAA
- a CDS encoding alpha/beta hydrolase has protein sequence MKNKKLVFKHFLRAKKTSSYSLLLLLFFVTGYASAIQPAFTKKEIKFVSEGISLSGTIFTPKNIQAAVVIIHGSGQEKRMINFATTLANNGIAVLTYDKRGVGESGGVYAGPEVGTNNVDFSNLNLLSLDASAAVNSLSKYLSNDKIPIGLIGGSQAGWIIPLTAEKNNKVKFMTIFSGALITVKEQLRFQFFTNGDQNFWNTHSEEEARKHVFNDPDKYEFIDTDPKDILAKLSIPGIWIFGGKDIQVPVKLSIEYLDVLKSKGKHYEYKLFPNLGHNTAFSDSEEPMKDAIKWIKGIK, from the coding sequence ATGAAAAATAAAAAGTTAGTTTTCAAACACTTTTTAAGAGCAAAAAAAACAAGCAGCTATTCTCTTTTATTGTTGTTGTTTTTTGTTACTGGTTATGCATCAGCAATCCAGCCAGCCTTTACTAAGAAGGAAATAAAATTTGTTAGTGAAGGTATTTCACTCTCTGGTACTATTTTTACACCGAAAAATATACAGGCAGCCGTTGTGATTATTCATGGATCTGGACAAGAAAAAAGAATGATAAACTTTGCTACAACTCTAGCTAATAATGGAATTGCAGTTTTAACGTATGACAAACGCGGAGTCGGAGAATCAGGCGGTGTATATGCCGGACCTGAAGTAGGAACTAATAATGTTGATTTCTCCAATCTAAATCTTTTGTCTTTAGATGCCAGTGCTGCCGTAAATAGTTTGTCTAAATATTTATCAAATGATAAAATACCAATAGGTTTAATAGGAGGCAGTCAAGCTGGATGGATAATTCCATTGACCGCAGAAAAAAACAACAAAGTTAAATTTATGACAATATTTAGCGGCGCTCTTATAACGGTTAAAGAACAATTGAGATTTCAATTTTTCACCAATGGAGATCAAAATTTCTGGAATACGCACTCAGAAGAAGAGGCAAGAAAACATGTATTCAATGACCCTGATAAATATGAGTTTATTGATACAGATCCCAAAGACATTCTAGCTAAATTATCTATTCCAGGAATCTGGATTTTTGGCGGTAAAGATATTCAAGTCCCGGTAAAGCTATCAATCGAATATCTTGATGTATTAAAATCTAAAGGAAAACATTATGAATATAAATTATTTCCAAACTTGGGTCACAATACCGCATTTTCAGACTCTGAAGAACCTATGAAAGATGCCATCAAATGGATTAAAGGCATAAAATAA
- a CDS encoding sigma-70 family RNA polymerase sigma factor has product MSTINDQHYIDKVLQGDTNSFAVLVDRYKDMIFTLALKMVKNREEAEEVAQDTFIKIYSSLSKFKGDSKFSTWIYKIAYNTCLDRLKKSKKDDLNISIDDFSSHLIKTMDNALSALEEKERKQTIQKCLNLLPSDENFLLTLFYFDDQNLEEIGKIMNISANNAKVKLFRSRQKLAVILRQQLEPEIIECYERER; this is encoded by the coding sequence ATGAGTACAATAAATGATCAACATTATATCGACAAAGTTCTGCAAGGCGACACCAATTCGTTTGCCGTTCTTGTAGATCGTTATAAAGATATGATCTTTACTTTGGCACTCAAAATGGTTAAAAACAGAGAGGAGGCAGAAGAAGTTGCACAAGATACTTTCATCAAGATCTATAGTTCTCTTTCTAAATTTAAAGGCGATTCTAAATTTTCAACATGGATTTATAAAATTGCTTATAATACCTGCCTCGACAGATTGAAGAAAAGTAAAAAAGACGATTTAAATATTTCTATAGATGATTTTTCTTCCCATTTAATTAAAACGATGGACAATGCTTTGAGCGCTTTGGAAGAAAAAGAACGAAAGCAGACGATTCAAAAATGTTTAAATTTATTACCAAGTGACGAAAACTTCCTTTTGACTTTATTTTATTTTGATGATCAGAATTTGGAAGAAATCGGAAAAATCATGAATATATCGGCAAACAATGCGAAAGTAAAATTATTTAGAAGCAGACAAAAATTAGCCGTAATTTTGAGACAGCAGTTAGAACCAGAAATAATAGAATGTTATGAAAGAGAGCGATAA
- a CDS encoding DUF6249 domain-containing protein, which translates to MMDKIFIPISFFLMIFGIVYLIYSTRNRERLALIEKGVDASIFMQGKGSGVPAWKIFVVNLAFLLIGSGVGIFIALLITTYTSLNDGAVYPSIIFIMAGIGLLIGFKTAKDLDKE; encoded by the coding sequence ATTATGGACAAAATTTTTATTCCAATCAGCTTTTTTTTAATGATCTTCGGGATCGTTTATTTAATTTATTCAACTAGAAACAGAGAACGTTTGGCACTTATCGAGAAAGGTGTTGATGCCAGTATTTTTATGCAGGGAAAAGGAAGCGGAGTTCCAGCTTGGAAAATCTTCGTTGTAAATCTAGCATTCTTATTAATAGGAAGCGGAGTAGGGATCTTTATTGCCTTATTGATTACTACCTATACATCTTTGAATGACGGAGCAGTTTATCCTTCAATAATTTTCATAATGGCAGGTATCGGACTTTTGATTGGATTTAAAACAGCAAAAGACTTAGATAAAGAATAA